The Ehrlichia chaffeensis str. Arkansas DNA segment ATAAACTAGGCATAAAAAATCCTTATGTTCCACGTGAAACATAAGCACTAAAATTTGTATTTATCATCAATTCACAATCAAAATTCGTATTATATTTTCATTAATAGTACTTAAGAATAAAAAATTCAGTGACACCATTCTGATCTTATATATAATTTAAAAAAACATGTAAATTATCTGTATGAGCAAAGCTTTTGCTATAGTAAATCAAAAAGGTGGTGTAGGAAAAACAACAACTAGTATAAACTTATCAACAGCTTTTGCTATAGTAAACAAAAAAACTTTGCTTATAGATTTAGATCCACAAGGTAATAGTAGTACTGGGTTTGGAATTACCTATGAACAAAGAATAAATACAGTATATGAAGTATTGGTCAACAATTTACCTATATCATCAACTATTATAAAAACTGAAATACCAAATTTACATTTACTACCATCAACCGTAGATTTATCTGCAGCAGAAATCGAATTAACACAAGTGCAACAAAGAGAATTTATTTTAAAAAAATCTCTATCCGAAGTAAAAAATTCATACGACTATATTTTTATCGATTGTCCACCATCTTTAGGTTTACTAACAGTAAATGCATTGATAGCAGCAGACTCAATCATAATTCCTCTACAATGCGAGTTTTTTGCCTTAGAAGGACTTAGTCATCTAATGAAAACCATAGAAATAGTAAAAAAACACCTAAATCCACTTCTATCAATAGAAGGAATTATTTTAACTATGTATGACAAAAGAAATAAGCTAAGTGAACAAGTAGAAGAAGA contains these protein-coding regions:
- a CDS encoding ParA family protein encodes the protein MSKAFAIVNQKGGVGKTTTSINLSTAFAIVNKKTLLIDLDPQGNSSTGFGITYEQRINTVYEVLVNNLPISSTIIKTEIPNLHLLPSTVDLSAAEIELTQVQQREFILKKSLSEVKNSYDYIFIDCPPSLGLLTVNALIAADSIIIPLQCEFFALEGLSHLMKTIEIVKKHLNPLLSIEGIILTMYDKRNKLSEQVEEDIRKYLKESVYKTVIPRNVRLSEAPSHGKPAIIYDFKCAGSQAYIYLAKEILRKQKKY